From the genome of Staphylococcus haemolyticus, one region includes:
- the moaC gene encoding cyclic pyranopterin monophosphate synthase MoaC: protein MSKFTHINEQGNAKMVDVSNKNITKRTAQAHSSITVNETIYQQIIDNTNKKGNVLNTAQIAGIMAAKNTSTIIPMCHPLPLTGIDVQFNWQINDNTTYTLNITAIVSTTGKTGVEMEALTAASATALTVYDMTKAVDKGMIIGETYLESKSGGKSGDYRR from the coding sequence ATGTCAAAATTCACTCATATCAATGAACAAGGTAATGCTAAAATGGTAGATGTATCAAATAAAAATATTACTAAACGTACTGCTCAAGCTCATTCTAGCATTACTGTTAATGAAACAATTTATCAACAAATTATAGATAATACTAATAAAAAAGGCAATGTACTTAACACTGCACAAATTGCTGGTATTATGGCAGCTAAAAACACATCGACGATTATACCTATGTGTCATCCTCTACCTTTAACAGGTATAGATGTTCAATTTAACTGGCAAATTAATGATAATACTACATACACATTAAATATCACGGCTATTGTCTCCACTACTGGAAAAACAGGCGTTGAGATGGAGGCATTAACAGCCGCTTCTGCAACTGCTTTAACTGTTTACGATATGACCAAGGCAGTCGATAAAGGTATGATTATCGGTGAGACTTACCTTGAATCAAAATCAGGTGGTAAATCTGGTGACTATCGTCGTTAA
- a CDS encoding molybdopterin molybdotransferase MoeA: MSVEKRNPIPVKEAINRVVQQDIYLNTAEVKLEDSLGYVLAEDIVATYDIPRFNKSPYDGFAIRSKDSAGAYSENRKQFKVIDHIGAGSVSEKILGQNEAVRIMTGAQIPEGADAVVMFEQTVEDGDTFTIRKSFEANENVSLKGEETTTGDIVLKKGQVINPGAIAVLATYGYSKVPVTQRPSIAVIATGSELLDVDDELQPGKIRNSNGPMIKALSEKAGLNVEAYKIQQDDLQSSISVVKDAMSKHDIVITTGGVSVGDFDYLPEIYKAVNAEVLFNKVAMRPGSVTTVAVANGQYLFGLSGNPSACFTGFELFVKPAIQHMMGATAYYPQVVKATLMEDFTKANPFTRFIRASATFSQSGATVVPSGFNKSGAVVAIAHSNSMIMLPGGTRGFKAGHTVNVILTESNVYETEMTL; encoded by the coding sequence ATGTCAGTTGAAAAAAGAAACCCAATACCAGTTAAAGAAGCGATAAATCGTGTTGTTCAACAGGATATATATTTGAATACTGCAGAAGTGAAGTTAGAAGATAGCTTAGGATATGTACTTGCGGAGGATATTGTTGCAACTTATGATATTCCTCGTTTTAATAAATCACCTTATGACGGGTTTGCTATTCGAAGTAAAGATTCTGCTGGTGCATACTCAGAAAATCGTAAACAATTTAAAGTGATTGATCATATAGGCGCAGGTTCAGTTTCAGAGAAAATACTAGGTCAAAATGAAGCAGTACGTATTATGACAGGAGCCCAAATTCCAGAAGGTGCAGATGCAGTAGTCATGTTTGAACAAACAGTTGAGGATGGAGATACGTTTACAATACGTAAGTCATTTGAAGCAAATGAAAATGTATCTCTTAAGGGTGAAGAAACAACAACAGGTGATATTGTCTTGAAAAAAGGTCAAGTCATTAATCCAGGTGCAATAGCCGTTCTTGCAACATATGGTTACTCTAAAGTTCCTGTGACACAACGCCCAAGTATTGCAGTCATTGCAACTGGTAGTGAGCTATTAGATGTGGATGATGAATTACAACCAGGTAAAATACGCAATTCAAATGGTCCAATGATCAAAGCACTATCTGAAAAAGCTGGATTAAACGTTGAAGCATATAAAATTCAACAAGATGATTTGCAAAGTAGTATTTCAGTTGTCAAAGATGCCATGTCAAAACATGACATCGTAATTACTACGGGTGGCGTTTCTGTTGGAGATTTTGACTATCTACCTGAAATTTACAAAGCTGTAAATGCAGAGGTATTATTTAATAAAGTTGCAATGAGACCAGGTAGTGTAACAACCGTAGCTGTTGCAAATGGGCAATATTTATTTGGTTTATCAGGTAATCCATCAGCTTGTTTCACTGGATTTGAATTATTTGTCAAACCTGCGATTCAACATATGATGGGGGCAACTGCCTATTACCCTCAAGTTGTAAAAGCTACCTTAATGGAAGATTTTACTAAGGCGAATCCCTTTACTCGTTTTATTCGAGCATCTGCTACATTTTCACAGAGTGGTGCGACAGTAGTGCCATCTGGATTTAATAAATCTGGTGCAGTAGTAGCAATTGCACATAGCAATTCAATGATTATGTTGCCAGGGGGTACTAGAGGATTTAAAGCAGGTCATACAGTTAATGTTATTTTAACAGAATCGAATGTCTATGAAACGGAAATGACACTATGA
- a CDS encoding MFS transporter, whose translation MTQNTDIKQPIFTKSFTVNFSINFFVYLCMYLLLVIIADYSKSTYHASDSLAGLVVGLFIIGSLIGRFGTGKYVNKFGPKKILITGLLLLVITQLLYFIPGSITFLMFVRLINGIATAIATTATGTIAAHVTPVERKSEGISLFSLSLVLGTAIGPFFGILLLKSFSINLLFAICVVLGVISLIISLFIKIDFDAVHNNTDAKIAKASGFNIHNFIAKEAVPVSIVMMVIALNYASILTFLKFFAEQRHLLEASSYFFICYAIASLVTRPIAGRMIDARTENVVVYPAFIALIITFIILVFSYSGWMLLLAGIFLGIGYGNLSSSMQAIAIKVSPTNKYGIATSTYFIGLDIGIGFGPSLLGLFTGFISYTEVYIIMAIVAALCTVLYFIVHGRKVKTQLN comes from the coding sequence ATGACTCAAAACACGGATATAAAACAGCCTATTTTCACGAAAAGCTTTACAGTTAATTTCTCAATCAATTTTTTCGTTTATTTATGTATGTATCTTTTATTAGTAATTATTGCAGATTATAGTAAGTCTACTTATCATGCCTCAGATAGTTTAGCTGGATTAGTAGTGGGGTTATTTATTATCGGTTCTTTAATAGGTAGATTTGGAACTGGTAAATATGTAAATAAATTTGGTCCAAAAAAAATATTAATTACTGGATTATTATTGCTTGTGATTACACAATTACTTTACTTCATTCCTGGATCAATCACATTCTTAATGTTCGTACGTCTAATTAACGGGATTGCGACTGCTATAGCTACTACTGCAACTGGTACTATTGCAGCACATGTCACACCTGTTGAGCGTAAGAGCGAAGGTATTAGTCTATTTTCACTTAGTTTAGTACTTGGTACAGCTATAGGCCCATTCTTCGGTATCTTATTATTAAAATCATTCTCTATCAATTTACTATTTGCTATATGTGTAGTTTTAGGTGTGATCAGTTTAATAATTTCACTATTTATTAAAATTGATTTTGATGCTGTTCATAATAATACAGATGCAAAAATTGCTAAAGCATCAGGCTTCAATATACACAACTTCATTGCAAAAGAAGCAGTACCAGTATCAATAGTTATGATGGTTATTGCACTAAACTATGCTTCAATACTGACTTTCTTGAAATTTTTTGCAGAACAACGACATTTATTAGAAGCTTCTAGTTACTTCTTTATTTGTTACGCCATCGCTTCTCTAGTTACACGTCCAATTGCAGGTCGAATGATTGATGCACGTACAGAAAATGTTGTCGTTTATCCAGCATTTATTGCACTTATCATTACATTTATTATACTAGTGTTCAGTTATAGTGGATGGATGTTGTTACTGGCTGGTATCTTCTTAGGTATTGGTTATGGCAATTTATCATCATCTATGCAGGCTATTGCCATTAAAGTGTCACCTACTAATAAATATGGTATTGCAACATCAACTTACTTTATTGGTTTAGATATAGGTATAGGATTTGGTCCATCTTTATTAGGCTTATTCACAGGTTTCATTAGTTACACTGAAGTTTATATCATTATGGCTATCGTAGCAGCACTTTGTACCGTTCTTTACTTTATTGTTCATGGACGAAAAGTTAAAACACAATTAAATTAA
- the modB gene encoding molybdate ABC transporter permease subunit gives MPDITPFWISIQVAVISTIIVSVLGIFVCRLLYKGKGHLTKLLESFILLPIVLPPTVLGFILLIIFSPRSVVGQFFENILHLPVVFTMTGAVIASVIVSFPLMYQHTIQGFRSINPKMLNTARTMGASENKIFYRLILPLSKRSIIAGIMMSFARAIGEFGATLMVAGYIPNKTNTLPLEIYFLVEQGRENQAWLWVLVLVAFSITVIGVLNFANKDKYREVE, from the coding sequence ATGCCTGACATTACACCTTTTTGGATTTCGATTCAAGTGGCTGTCATAAGTACCATTATTGTATCAGTACTAGGTATCTTTGTTTGCCGGTTGCTTTATAAAGGAAAAGGGCATCTTACTAAACTCCTTGAAAGTTTTATATTATTACCCATTGTTCTACCTCCCACGGTGCTAGGGTTTATTTTACTTATAATATTTTCTCCTAGAAGTGTTGTAGGACAATTTTTTGAAAACATACTACATCTTCCAGTAGTATTCACAATGACAGGTGCAGTAATTGCATCTGTCATTGTTAGTTTTCCGTTAATGTATCAACACACTATTCAAGGATTTAGAAGTATTAACCCGAAAATGCTAAATACTGCTCGCACCATGGGGGCAAGTGAGAATAAAATATTCTATCGTCTAATTTTACCGCTATCTAAACGTTCAATTATAGCGGGTATAATGATGAGTTTTGCACGTGCAATAGGTGAATTCGGTGCAACATTAATGGTTGCAGGCTATATACCCAATAAAACTAACACGTTACCACTTGAAATTTATTTCTTAGTTGAACAAGGTAGAGAGAATCAAGCTTGGTTATGGGTGCTTGTGTTAGTTGCATTTTCAATTACGGTAATTGGTGTATTGAATTTTGCGAATAAAGATAAATATAGGGAGGTAGAGTAG
- the mobB gene encoding molybdopterin-guanine dinucleotide biosynthesis protein B, whose amino-acid sequence MILQIVGFKNSGKTTLMQHTIQFLKSYGYTIATIKHHGHIGEDITLQEDHVDHMKHFNAGADQSIVQGEHYQQTVTRAYKQNLTQMIDQSVTIDCNIILVEGFKDEHFDKVVVYQTTEELERLKQLTGVKYCYDVHDKHALSHYDNWLLQWIEQRD is encoded by the coding sequence ATGATTTTGCAAATAGTAGGTTTTAAAAATTCAGGAAAAACAACCTTGATGCAACACACGATACAATTTTTAAAATCTTATGGTTACACAATAGCGACAATCAAGCACCATGGCCACATTGGTGAGGATATAACACTTCAAGAAGACCATGTAGATCATATGAAACATTTTAATGCTGGAGCAGATCAAAGTATTGTGCAAGGTGAACATTATCAACAAACTGTCACGCGTGCATATAAACAAAATCTTACTCAAATGATTGACCAATCTGTTACAATTGATTGTAATATCATTTTGGTTGAAGGTTTTAAAGATGAACATTTTGATAAAGTGGTCGTCTATCAGACTACTGAAGAATTAGAGCGGTTAAAGCAATTAACCGGTGTTAAATATTGTTATGATGTTCATGATAAACATGCGTTATCACACTATGATAATTGGTTATTACAATGGATAGAGCAAAGGGATTGA
- the mobA gene encoding molybdenum cofactor guanylyltransferase MobA encodes MKAIILAGGHSERFGKAKAFAEIDGQLFYQRIVQTLQETNMFNDIIISTNDQLANQFKHDNVIIDDANNKDKGPLAGIHTVMKQYNDEELFFVISVDTPMVTGKAISALYQFLVSRLIEDQIDIAAYSEHNRVIPTIAFYHPNCINVMDEALASNDYSLRHVYNNVTTECLDVTNIQSPEYWYKNINYQEDLDDLKQQINH; translated from the coding sequence ATGAAAGCAATTATTTTAGCAGGTGGTCATTCAGAACGTTTTGGTAAGGCAAAGGCATTTGCCGAAATAGATGGACAATTATTTTACCAACGAATTGTTCAAACCTTACAAGAGACTAATATGTTTAATGATATTATTATAAGCACTAATGATCAATTAGCTAATCAATTTAAACATGACAATGTTATTATAGATGACGCTAACAATAAAGATAAAGGGCCACTTGCCGGTATTCATACTGTAATGAAACAATACAACGATGAAGAACTGTTTTTTGTAATATCAGTTGATACCCCTATGGTAACAGGTAAGGCTATTAGTGCTTTATACCAATTTTTAGTATCAAGACTCATAGAAGATCAAATTGATATAGCTGCTTATTCTGAACATAATCGAGTTATACCAACTATAGCCTTTTATCATCCAAATTGTATAAACGTTATGGATGAAGCTTTAGCTTCGAATGACTATAGTTTACGACATGTTTATAATAATGTGACGACAGAATGTTTAGATGTTACTAACATACAATCACCTGAATATTGGTATAAGAATATCAACTATCAAGAAGATTTAGATGACTTGAAACAACAGATAAATCATTAA
- a CDS encoding MarR family winged helix-turn-helix transcriptional regulator, producing MLTNEFFNSFIGLYRPYMKRTQSILDQFDLHPGQWLILRDIASTSPTTLVHISKRRFIEKPTTRKIIKVLSDRELLIVEPSKEDKREKLLSLSDKGQTLYVDVYRKILPVQRELIKNARLSDVELENVISVMNKLHHAFLEEESE from the coding sequence ATGTTAACAAATGAATTTTTTAACAGTTTCATTGGTTTATACCGTCCATATATGAAACGAACGCAATCGATACTCGACCAGTTTGATTTACACCCTGGACAATGGTTGATATTAAGAGATATTGCGAGTACATCTCCAACGACTTTAGTTCACATCTCTAAACGTCGCTTTATTGAGAAACCCACTACACGTAAAATTATTAAAGTTTTATCTGATAGAGAGTTATTAATTGTAGAACCAAGTAAGGAAGATAAGCGTGAGAAGTTATTAAGTCTCTCTGATAAAGGTCAAACATTATATGTAGACGTTTATCGTAAGATACTACCAGTTCAGCGTGAGCTTATTAAAAATGCTAGATTATCTGACGTGGAACTTGAAAATGTTATTTCAGTAATGAACAAACTTCATCATGCATTTTTAGAGGAGGAATCAGAATGA
- a CDS encoding ATP-binding cassette domain-containing protein, with protein sequence MLELKLQYQLKKTFIDININDTVPKIYAIRGPSGIGKTTVLNMIAGLRTPDKAYIKINDRLITDTEHKVNLKIQNRKIGYLFQDYQLFPNMTVYKNITFMSKPSVHIDDLMDRLNIHHLKEQYPSTLSGGESQRVALARTLSTKPDLILLDEPFSSLDDATRGEGIKLIKRTFKEWKIPIIFVTHSNFEAEVLADKIIKIG encoded by the coding sequence ATGTTAGAGTTAAAGCTTCAATATCAATTAAAAAAGACATTCATTGATATTAACATTAACGATACAGTCCCTAAAATTTACGCAATACGAGGGCCTTCTGGAATAGGTAAAACCACAGTGCTAAATATGATAGCAGGCTTAAGAACGCCAGATAAAGCCTATATCAAAATCAATGACAGACTGATTACTGATACTGAGCATAAAGTCAATCTGAAAATACAAAATCGCAAAATTGGCTATTTATTCCAAGATTACCAATTGTTTCCTAATATGACAGTTTACAAAAATATAACTTTTATGTCTAAACCATCTGTCCATATAGATGATTTAATGGATCGACTAAATATTCATCATCTAAAAGAGCAATATCCATCGACACTTTCTGGAGGAGAATCTCAACGTGTTGCTTTAGCTCGAACACTAAGTACGAAACCTGATTTGATTTTATTAGATGAGCCATTTTCAAGTCTAGATGATGCAACGAGAGGTGAAGGAATAAAGTTAATTAAACGTACTTTTAAAGAATGGAAAATACCAATCATCTTTGTCACACATTCTAATTTTGAGGCTGAAGTATTGGCTGATAAAATTATTAAGATAGGTTAA
- the moaA gene encoding GTP 3',8-cyclase MoaA produces MVAQIKDKLGRPIRDLRISVTDRCNFRCDYCMPKEIFGDDYVFLPKDELLTFEEMVRIAKVYAELGVKKLRITGGEPLLRRNLYQLIAELNQIDGIEDIGMTTNGLLLKKHGQKLYDAGLRRINVSLDAIDNEVFQAINNRNIKATTILDQIDYAVSIGFHVKVNVVIQKGINDDQIIPMVDYFKDKNIEIRFIEFMDVGNDNGWDFSKVVTKNEMLDMIESHFDIEPVPPKYFGEVAKYYKHKDNGAQFGLITSVSASFCSTCTRARLSSDGKFYGCLFSTVEGFNIKSFIRSGVTDDELREQLITLWNVRDDRYSDERTEQTVKNRQRKKINMNYIGG; encoded by the coding sequence ATGGTTGCACAAATCAAAGATAAATTAGGTCGACCCATTCGCGATTTGCGTATCTCAGTAACAGACCGTTGCAATTTTAGATGTGACTATTGCATGCCTAAAGAAATCTTCGGTGATGACTATGTGTTCCTACCTAAAGATGAGTTATTAACGTTTGAAGAAATGGTTAGAATCGCGAAAGTTTATGCAGAACTTGGCGTGAAAAAGTTACGTATAACTGGTGGCGAACCACTACTTAGACGAAATTTATATCAACTTATAGCTGAGTTAAATCAAATTGATGGTATTGAAGATATCGGTATGACCACTAATGGTCTATTATTAAAAAAACATGGACAAAAATTATACGATGCCGGTTTGCGTCGCATTAATGTTAGTTTAGATGCCATTGATAACGAAGTGTTCCAAGCGATAAATAATCGCAATATCAAAGCAACTACCATTCTAGATCAAATTGATTATGCCGTTTCTATTGGTTTCCATGTTAAAGTAAACGTTGTCATTCAAAAAGGTATTAATGATGATCAAATTATTCCAATGGTAGATTACTTTAAAGATAAGAATATTGAAATCAGATTTATCGAGTTCATGGATGTAGGTAATGATAATGGTTGGGATTTTAGTAAAGTTGTAACTAAAAATGAGATGCTAGATATGATTGAGTCTCATTTTGATATTGAACCAGTCCCCCCAAAATATTTCGGAGAAGTAGCGAAGTACTATAAGCACAAAGATAATGGCGCTCAATTTGGTTTAATTACAAGTGTGTCAGCATCATTTTGTTCTACTTGCACGAGAGCACGATTATCATCTGATGGAAAATTTTATGGGTGTTTATTCAGCACTGTTGAGGGCTTTAATATTAAATCATTTATACGATCAGGCGTAACCGATGATGAATTAAGAGAACAACTTATAACCTTGTGGAATGTTCGAGATGATCGTTATTCAGATGAACGTACAGAGCAAACGGTTAAAAATCGACAACGCAAGAAAATTAATATGAACTACATCGGTGGTTAG
- a CDS encoding molybdenum cofactor biosynthesis protein MoaE — protein MKQFEIVTEPIQTEQYREFTINEHQGAVVVFTGHVREWTKGIKTEYLEYEAYIPMAEKKLAQIGDEIEARWPGTITTIVHRIGPLQISDIAVLIAVSSPHRKDAYRANEYAIERIKEVVPIWKKEIWEDGAEWQGHQRGSHDLATKGED, from the coding sequence ATGAAACAATTTGAAATCGTTACTGAACCCATCCAAACAGAACAGTATCGAGAATTTACTATAAATGAACACCAAGGTGCTGTAGTTGTATTTACAGGACATGTAAGAGAATGGACTAAAGGTATTAAAACAGAATATTTAGAATACGAAGCATATATACCTATGGCGGAGAAAAAATTAGCACAAATAGGTGATGAAATTGAAGCGCGTTGGCCAGGAACGATTACAACCATTGTTCATCGCATTGGGCCACTTCAAATTTCAGATATAGCGGTGTTAATTGCAGTTTCATCACCCCATCGTAAAGATGCATATAGAGCTAACGAATATGCTATTGAACGTATCAAAGAAGTCGTTCCAATTTGGAAAAAGGAAATTTGGGAAGACGGTGCAGAGTGGCAAGGACATCAAAGAGGTAGCCACGATCTAGCTACTAAAGGAGAGGACTAA
- a CDS encoding VOC family protein yields MELRFDHIIHYVDNLKNFKYPGEILKINSGGKHHKFGTYNRLSYINENYIELIDVEDKEKLNKESKTEEGRVAFATKIVQDHYKQGFKTIALRTSNIELIKKSLEERNIDTIGPVEMHRENKKGDKLNWKLLYIADPDYMVKPPFFIEWEEREEVHNQKLEPLFQKQFKIHKIIIDSEKRSKTLSKWKKWFDVTILEEGDNYTDVQLTVDHIIYRIQDGKTSGYNTIIFKDTETTAPYSIITKGAKYRFEPEG; encoded by the coding sequence ATGGAACTTAGATTTGACCATATTATTCATTATGTAGATAACCTTAAAAACTTTAAATATCCGGGAGAAATTCTAAAAATTAATTCTGGTGGTAAACATCACAAATTTGGAACATACAATCGTTTATCATATATTAATGAAAATTACATAGAATTGATAGATGTAGAAGATAAAGAAAAATTAAATAAAGAGTCCAAAACAGAAGAGGGTCGAGTTGCTTTTGCGACTAAAATCGTTCAAGACCATTACAAACAAGGGTTTAAAACAATTGCATTAAGAACATCAAATATTGAATTAATAAAAAAATCTTTAGAAGAACGTAACATTGATACGATTGGACCAGTAGAAATGCATAGAGAGAATAAAAAAGGTGATAAATTAAATTGGAAATTACTTTACATTGCAGACCCTGATTACATGGTAAAGCCACCATTTTTCATAGAATGGGAGGAAAGGGAAGAAGTGCACAATCAGAAATTAGAGCCTCTTTTCCAAAAACAATTTAAAATCCATAAAATAATTATTGATAGTGAAAAACGCTCTAAAACACTATCTAAATGGAAAAAATGGTTCGATGTGACTATCCTTGAAGAAGGAGATAATTATACAGATGTGCAATTAACGGTAGACCATATTATTTACCGTATTCAAGATGGTAAAACGTCAGGCTATAATACGATTATATTTAAAGATACAGAAACGACTGCACCTTACTCAATTATTACGAAAGGTGCGAAATATCGATTCGAGCCTGAAGGTTAG
- a CDS encoding MogA/MoaB family molybdenum cofactor biosynthesis protein produces MHQHDHAKVDRMIQCAVLTVSDTRDKETDKGGQLVQTLIQDINVEVLNSNYAIVKDDKVAIQSQIEQWLASDIDVIITTGGTGIAQRDVTIEAVKPLLDKEIEGFGELFRYLSYTEDVGTKALLSRAVAGSVKNKLIYTLPGSTGAVKLAIEKLIKPELNHMLHELNK; encoded by the coding sequence ATGCATCAACATGATCATGCGAAAGTAGATAGAATGATTCAATGTGCAGTTTTGACTGTATCTGATACTAGGGATAAAGAGACGGATAAAGGTGGTCAACTTGTCCAAACTTTAATACAAGATATCAATGTCGAAGTATTAAATTCAAACTATGCTATTGTCAAAGATGATAAAGTAGCTATTCAATCTCAAATTGAACAATGGTTGGCATCTGATATTGATGTCATAATTACAACTGGTGGAACTGGCATTGCACAAAGAGATGTTACGATAGAAGCGGTTAAGCCACTTTTGGATAAAGAAATCGAAGGTTTTGGAGAATTATTTAGATATTTAAGTTACACAGAGGATGTCGGAACTAAAGCATTGTTATCTAGAGCAGTCGCTGGTTCAGTGAAGAACAAATTAATTTATACTCTACCAGGATCTACTGGAGCTGTGAAATTGGCAATTGAAAAGTTAATCAAGCCAGAATTAAACCATATGTTGCATGAATTGAATAAATAA
- a CDS encoding SarA family transcriptional regulator, whose amino-acid sequence MTTEKVQRFIAAERELSQLKHWLKSSYKISIEEFVVLFKVYEGKKISGKELRDTLHFEMLWDTSKIDVIIRKIYKKELISKLRSETDERQVFYFFNATQQKLLDKMKSEIEAISIAN is encoded by the coding sequence ATGACAACAGAAAAAGTTCAACGTTTTATTGCAGCAGAAAGAGAATTAAGCCAGTTGAAACATTGGTTAAAATCATCGTACAAAATCTCAATAGAGGAATTTGTAGTGTTATTTAAAGTTTATGAAGGTAAGAAAATTAGTGGTAAGGAGTTACGAGATACATTACATTTCGAGATGTTGTGGGATACAAGTAAAATTGATGTAATTATACGTAAAATTTATAAGAAAGAACTCATTTCTAAATTACGATCTGAAACTGATGAACGACAAGTATTTTATTTCTTTAATGCAACGCAACAGAAATTACTTGATAAAATGAAATCTGAAATTGAAGCAATTAGTATTGCTAATTAA
- a CDS encoding ThiF family adenylyltransferase has translation MTSERYSRQTLFKGIGYEGQQKISQKHVLIVGMGALGTHVAEGLVRAGIKTLSIVDRDYIEFSNLQRQTLFTEEDANTMLPKVVAAERHLKALRHDLKLNTFITHVDYYFLDKYAKHVDLIIDATDNFETRQLINDFAFKEKVPWIYGGVVQSTYIEAAFIPGETPCFNCLMPQLPAINLTCDTVGVIQPAVTMTTSFQLRDAFKLLTEQSVPTKLTYGDIWDGQHFTFGFSRMFRKECPTCGSNPSFPYLNKQHTLYATLCGRDTVQYDNDKISQEMVREFLKQHHLNYRENKYMIMFEYKGHRIVSFEGGRMLIHGTTKTLDAIHLINQLFG, from the coding sequence ATGACGAGTGAACGTTATTCTAGACAAACTTTGTTTAAAGGAATAGGATACGAAGGACAACAGAAAATTAGTCAAAAACATGTACTCATTGTTGGTATGGGAGCGTTAGGAACTCATGTTGCTGAGGGTCTCGTTCGTGCGGGAATCAAAACACTTTCAATTGTAGATAGAGATTATATTGAATTTAGCAATTTACAACGACAAACATTATTTACTGAAGAAGATGCTAATACTATGTTGCCTAAAGTTGTAGCAGCGGAACGCCATTTAAAAGCATTGCGCCATGACTTGAAACTAAATACTTTTATCACACATGTCGATTATTATTTTTTAGATAAGTATGCTAAACATGTAGATCTTATTATTGATGCGACAGATAATTTTGAAACAAGACAATTAATTAATGACTTTGCTTTTAAAGAGAAAGTACCTTGGATATATGGTGGTGTCGTGCAGAGTACTTATATAGAAGCAGCATTTATTCCAGGAGAGACACCTTGTTTTAACTGTTTAATGCCTCAACTACCAGCAATTAATTTAACTTGTGACACTGTAGGTGTTATACAACCTGCTGTTACGATGACTACAAGTTTTCAATTGCGAGATGCCTTTAAATTATTAACTGAGCAATCAGTGCCTACTAAATTAACTTATGGAGATATATGGGATGGTCAACATTTTACATTTGGTTTTAGCCGTATGTTTAGAAAAGAGTGTCCAACATGTGGTTCAAATCCATCCTTTCCTTATTTAAATAAACAGCATACATTATATGCAACGTTATGTGGTAGAGATACAGTACAATATGATAATGATAAAATTTCCCAGGAAATGGTACGTGAATTTCTTAAGCAACATCACCTTAATTATCGAGAAAACAAATATATGATAATGTTTGAATATAAAGGACATCGAATTGTTAGTTTTGAGGGTGGACGAATGCTTATACATGGTACAACGAAGACGTTAGATGCCATTCATTTAATCAATCAATTATTCGGATAG
- the moaD gene encoding molybdopterin converting factor subunit 1 translates to MKVLYFAEIKEILQTDSETIDINESINVDAFKQNLFERHPSIKSKKFQVAVNEEFVQDEDIIQPTDTVALIPPVSGG, encoded by the coding sequence GTGAAGGTATTATACTTCGCTGAAATAAAAGAAATTTTGCAAACTGATAGTGAAACAATTGATATTAATGAATCAATTAACGTTGATGCTTTTAAACAAAATCTGTTTGAGAGACATCCTTCAATTAAATCTAAAAAGTTTCAGGTTGCAGTAAATGAAGAATTTGTACAGGATGAGGATATCATACAACCAACAGACACTGTTGCATTGATTCCTCCAGTAAGTGGAGGTTAA